The Opitutales bacterium ASA1 genome window below encodes:
- the lpxB gene encoding lipid-A-disaccharide synthase, whose product MVSPGRRPYVLRRPMTASTSASEIVSVSFPPPRGGHGVDVLVVAGEHSGDEQAARMVSALSMRHPELRVAAIGGPMLERVGAQLLFDLTASSVVGLVEVLAHYGFFKRVFAETLRWIREYRPRVVCFVDYPGFNLRMASALREAGLSCKGGGDVRLVFYISPQIWAWKAKRRFTMARDLDALATIFPFEAACYVDTDLPVRFVGHPFVGEGYLSPLAYDAGGPVLLLPGSRTAAVKRIAPVLLRGFSAHLRRRPEAEGVLVYPSERIRELLEAQLAGFPDLGGRVRMVAKDTTTAASAVLTSSGTISLVCALAAIPGAIAYRANTLTYLMGRMLMRIRYLGIANILLPEPMYPEFIQGAARPEVLAAELEDSRFNPDRIARTRRLAEDLRNILVRPPEGDAADWLAGEVALARRDG is encoded by the coding sequence ATGGTTTCTCCCGGCCGCCGACCCTACGTGTTGCGTCGACCGATGACCGCCTCCACGTCCGCTTCCGAAATCGTTTCTGTTTCGTTTCCGCCGCCGCGCGGAGGCCATGGCGTCGACGTGCTCGTCGTAGCCGGGGAGCATTCCGGCGACGAACAGGCGGCGCGGATGGTTTCGGCGCTCTCGATGCGGCATCCGGAGCTGCGGGTCGCGGCGATCGGCGGGCCGATGCTGGAGCGGGTAGGAGCGCAGTTGTTGTTCGATCTCACGGCTTCGTCCGTCGTGGGGTTGGTCGAGGTCCTGGCGCACTACGGTTTCTTCAAGCGCGTGTTTGCCGAGACGCTCCGCTGGATCCGCGAGTACCGACCGCGCGTGGTGTGTTTCGTCGACTATCCCGGGTTCAATCTGCGCATGGCGTCCGCCTTGCGCGAGGCGGGGCTCTCGTGCAAGGGCGGGGGAGACGTGCGCCTCGTGTTCTACATCAGCCCGCAGATCTGGGCGTGGAAGGCGAAACGTCGGTTCACGATGGCGCGCGACCTCGATGCGCTCGCGACGATCTTTCCGTTCGAGGCGGCGTGTTACGTGGACACCGATCTGCCGGTGCGTTTCGTGGGTCATCCGTTCGTCGGCGAAGGCTATCTCTCACCGCTCGCATACGATGCGGGTGGTCCTGTCTTGCTGTTGCCCGGAAGCCGGACGGCCGCGGTGAAGCGCATCGCACCGGTGTTGTTGCGCGGGTTCTCCGCCCACCTACGGAGGCGTCCGGAAGCGGAAGGCGTCCTCGTGTATCCGTCCGAGCGGATACGCGAACTCTTGGAGGCGCAGCTCGCTGGTTTCCCTGATCTGGGCGGTCGCGTGCGCATGGTGGCGAAGGACACCACGACGGCGGCGTCGGCGGTGCTGACGAGCTCGGGCACGATCTCGCTCGTGTGCGCGTTGGCCGCGATTCCGGGCGCGATCGCCTACCGCGCGAACACGCTCACGTATCTCATGGGCCGCATGCTCATGCGCATACGCTATCTCGGGATCGCCAACATTCTGTTGCCCGAGCCGATGTATCCGGAGTTCATTCAAGGAGCGGCGCGCCCCGAAGTGCTGGCGGCGGAACTGGAGGACTCGCGGTTCAATCCCGACCGCATCGCGCGGACGCGGCGATTGGCCGAAGACTTGCGCAACATCCTCGTGCGCCCGCCGGAGGGCGATGCGGCCGACTGGCTCGCAGGCGAGGTCGCGCTTGCGCGTCGCGACGGTTAG